Below is a window of Flavobacterium sp. CFS9 DNA.
AGCTTTTTCTTCATTTCCTCCACTATATTATACGCAGCAGGACAAATAGCCACATTCTTCAATGTTAAGTCGGCTATCTGATGAAACTTTTTACGATCTGTATGTGGAAATTCTCTGCATGCTTTCGGACGGACATCATAAATCATACAGTAATTTTCATTATCCAAAAAAGCACAAGGAACACTTTTCAAAACATAATCTTTATCCTCATCAATTCTGAGATATTGTTCAATAAATTGCTGTGGCTTTTGTCGGAATGATTTTGAAATCCTTTCAATATCAGCCAAAGTAAACAAAGGCCCGGTAGTTTTGCAGCAATTCGCACATTGCAGACAGTCTGTTTTTTTAAATTCGGCGTCGTGCAAATCCTGCATCACATAATCCAGATTCTTTGGCTGTTTCTTTTTAAGCTTATCAAAATACTTTTTATTTTCGATATGCTTATCTTTGGCTAACTTATTTAAGTTATTTAAAATTTGCTTCAAGTTTAAGATTTAAAGTTGATCTGCAAAATTAAACAACTTTAAACTTGAAACCTTAAACTTTGAACTAAAATACAATGAAAGATCTTTTCGGGAAAGCCATGTACGATTTCCAAACGAATAATTCACCTCAGAATATTATCACTGAAACTTCTATTTCTGAAGAAGATGAAATGAGTGTGGATTATTTATTCCGTTCGCACAATGAAATGCCTAAACTCGAACAAAAAGCTCTGCAATTAGCTTTCGGAAAAACCCTGGACGTAGGCTGTGGAGCAGGAAGTCACAGTTTGTCTTTACAAAATGACAGAAATCTGGAGGTTGTTTCAATTGACATTTCAGAAAACGCAATTGAAACCTGCAAGCTTCGCGGAGTCAAAAACGCCATGGTCAAAAATATTCTCGATTTTGAAGGAGAAAAATTCGACACTATCATTCTACTAATGAATGGAGTTGGA
It encodes the following:
- a CDS encoding YkgJ family cysteine cluster protein encodes the protein MKQILNNLNKLAKDKHIENKKYFDKLKKKQPKNLDYVMQDLHDAEFKKTDCLQCANCCKTTGPLFTLADIERISKSFRQKPQQFIEQYLRIDEDKDYVLKSVPCAFLDNENYCMIYDVRPKACREFPHTDRKKFHQIADLTLKNVAICPAAYNIVEEMKKKLPL
- a CDS encoding class I SAM-dependent methyltransferase yields the protein MKDLFGKAMYDFQTNNSPQNIITETSISEEDEMSVDYLFRSHNEMPKLEQKALQLAFGKTLDVGCGAGSHSLSLQNDRNLEVVSIDISENAIETCKLRGVKNAMVKNILDFEGEKFDTIILLMNGVGIFGKLENCNKYLTKLKSLLNPGGQILLDSSDIIYMFDEDEDGGKWIPSNNDYYGELVFNISYKDEKEEPFDWLYLDYNTLQNAASANGLKCELILEGDHYDYLAKLSL